One Mycolicibacterium crocinum DNA window includes the following coding sequences:
- a CDS encoding phosphatase PAP2 family protein, translated as MTAFVVAALLIWSLVLVWVVRHQGFFVAALTRLRETGLAVAVRTWAIRHLGAPLTRLAQWLSVDVTAALGLVSGIVVVALLAAGFTELLDDVLEGELDTYVDQPVGQWFAANRDAWLTAVMKVLTHVGDPLSLVAIVVSVSAWVCWRIRSWAPALLGLSGLIGVGVVLVVAKWMVGRNRPPSWTAVIVEDGFSFPSGHATGGFAVAVLLAWMAGSVIRGWTARVKLWAFALSAAGVVAFSRVYLGVHYVSDVAAGAFLGAAWAVGVIVVGEWWTSRRRSALAAPPAG; from the coding sequence GTGACTGCCTTCGTGGTGGCCGCACTCCTGATCTGGAGCCTCGTGCTCGTCTGGGTGGTACGCCATCAGGGCTTCTTCGTAGCAGCGCTGACGCGCCTGCGTGAGACGGGCCTGGCCGTCGCGGTGCGGACGTGGGCGATTCGCCACCTCGGCGCGCCGCTCACGAGGTTGGCGCAGTGGTTGTCGGTGGATGTGACCGCGGCCCTGGGACTGGTGTCGGGGATCGTGGTGGTCGCGCTGCTGGCGGCGGGTTTCACCGAGTTGCTCGACGATGTGCTGGAGGGTGAGCTCGATACCTATGTTGATCAGCCGGTGGGTCAGTGGTTCGCCGCCAATCGTGACGCATGGTTGACCGCGGTCATGAAAGTGCTTACCCACGTTGGTGATCCGTTGTCGTTGGTGGCGATCGTCGTCAGCGTCAGTGCGTGGGTCTGCTGGCGGATCCGGTCGTGGGCTCCCGCGCTGCTGGGGCTGTCCGGGCTGATCGGTGTCGGGGTGGTGTTGGTGGTGGCCAAGTGGATGGTTGGTCGCAACCGTCCACCGTCGTGGACCGCGGTGATCGTCGAAGACGGTTTCTCATTTCCCTCCGGCCACGCCACCGGCGGTTTCGCCGTGGCGGTCCTGCTTGCCTGGATGGCGGGCTCGGTGATCCGCGGCTGGACAGCCCGGGTGAAGCTGTGGGCGTTCGCCTTGTCGGCCGCCGGAGTGGTGGCTTTCTCTCGCGTCTACCTCGGTGTGCACTATGTCAGTGACGTCGCCGCGGGGGCTTTCCTCGGTGCCGCGTGGGCGGTCGGGGTCATCGTCGTCGGGGAGTGGTGGACGAGCCGCCGACGGTCAGCGCTGGCGGCACCACCGGCGGGTTGA
- a CDS encoding M23 family metallopeptidase, which translates to MTQHRPTPTSLGDLSASQPLTRTSDRQAPSTRALDPERVDVTDIIPFNEFGDLCDIDFRESAAFDSLQVAHCPELDDLHDADDAQPLRLAVPTEFAAPRDERAEVPRFINSDNTDVLPRTPQHRRQPTSAAKGRVMIAAMAAGAAAAAAYTAVKPTTETTTQTVLAADTTSMDGSATAPRGVQLIAVKPVADAAVHGEELANGNAFAQERAEREARLQRPLFVMPTKGVYTSGFGYRWGALHAGVDLAGPIGTPIVAVSDGVVIDAGPTAGYGAWVKLRHSDGTVTLYGHVNTWTVQIGQRVFAGDQIATIGNRGNSTGPHLHFEVLLGGTNRIDPAPWLAQRGLSVGPYVG; encoded by the coding sequence TTGACGCAGCATCGGCCGACCCCGACTTCCCTCGGAGATCTTTCGGCCTCGCAGCCCTTGACCAGGACTTCTGATCGCCAGGCGCCGTCGACTCGAGCCCTGGACCCCGAGCGCGTGGACGTCACGGACATCATCCCGTTCAACGAGTTCGGCGATCTCTGCGATATCGACTTCCGGGAAAGCGCCGCCTTCGACAGCCTTCAGGTCGCGCACTGCCCCGAACTCGACGACCTCCACGACGCCGATGACGCGCAACCGCTGCGGCTGGCCGTGCCGACGGAATTCGCCGCGCCGCGCGACGAGCGCGCCGAAGTACCGCGCTTCATCAACAGCGACAACACCGACGTTCTGCCGCGTACCCCGCAGCACCGCAGGCAACCGACGAGTGCCGCCAAGGGCCGCGTGATGATCGCCGCCATGGCCGCCGGCGCCGCCGCAGCTGCCGCCTACACCGCGGTCAAGCCCACCACCGAGACCACGACTCAGACCGTCTTGGCCGCCGACACGACGTCCATGGACGGCAGCGCGACCGCTCCCCGCGGCGTGCAGCTGATCGCAGTGAAGCCTGTCGCCGACGCCGCCGTGCACGGCGAGGAACTGGCGAACGGCAACGCCTTCGCCCAGGAACGCGCCGAGCGCGAAGCCCGGCTGCAGCGGCCGCTGTTCGTCATGCCCACCAAGGGCGTCTACACCTCGGGCTTCGGCTACCGCTGGGGCGCACTGCACGCCGGCGTGGACCTGGCCGGTCCGATCGGCACCCCGATCGTCGCGGTCTCCGACGGTGTCGTGATCGACGCGGGCCCGACGGCCGGCTACGGCGCCTGGGTGAAGCTGCGCCACTCCGACGGCACGGTCACGCTGTACGGCCACGTCAACACCTGGACGGTCCAGATCGGTCAGCGGGTCTTCGCCGGCGACCAGATCGCGACCATCGGCAACCGCGGCAACTCGACCGGACCGCACCTGCACTTCGAAGTTCTTCTGGGCGGCACCAACAGGATTGATCCGGCGCCCTGGCTGGCGCAGCGGGGGCTGTCCGTCGGCCCCTACGTCGGCTGA
- the sucD gene encoding succinate--CoA ligase subunit alpha, whose product MSIFLNKDNKVIVQGITGGEGTKHTALMLKAGTQVVGGVNARKAGTTVTHLNKEGQSVDLPVFGSVAEAMKETGADVSIAFVPPAFSKDAIIEAIDAEIPLLVVITEGIPVQDTAYAWAYNVEKGEKTRIIGPNCPGIITPGESLVGITPNNITGKGPIGLVSKSGTLTYQMMYELRDLGFSTAIGIGGDPVIGTTHIDAIEAFEKDPETKIIVMIGEIGGDAEEKAGAYIKANVSKPVVGYVAGFTAPEGKTMGHAGAIVSDGAGTAQGKKEALEAAGVKVGKTPSETANLAREILQSL is encoded by the coding sequence ATGTCGATCTTTCTGAACAAGGACAACAAGGTCATCGTCCAGGGCATCACCGGTGGCGAGGGCACCAAGCACACCGCGCTGATGCTCAAGGCCGGCACCCAGGTCGTCGGCGGCGTGAACGCCCGCAAGGCCGGTACTACCGTCACGCACTTGAATAAAGAGGGCCAAAGCGTCGATTTACCGGTGTTCGGTTCGGTGGCCGAGGCCATGAAGGAGACCGGCGCCGACGTGTCGATCGCCTTTGTGCCGCCGGCCTTCTCGAAGGACGCGATCATCGAGGCCATCGACGCCGAGATCCCGCTTCTGGTCGTCATCACCGAGGGAATCCCGGTGCAGGACACCGCCTATGCGTGGGCCTACAACGTCGAGAAGGGCGAGAAGACCCGCATCATCGGCCCGAACTGCCCCGGCATCATCACCCCCGGTGAGTCGCTGGTCGGCATCACGCCGAACAACATCACCGGCAAGGGCCCGATCGGCCTGGTGTCGAAGTCCGGCACGCTGACCTACCAGATGATGTACGAGCTGCGCGATCTCGGCTTCTCGACCGCGATCGGCATTGGCGGCGACCCGGTCATCGGCACCACCCACATCGACGCCATCGAGGCGTTCGAGAAGGATCCCGAGACCAAGATCATCGTGATGATCGGCGAGATCGGCGGCGACGCCGAGGAGAAGGCGGGCGCCTACATCAAGGCCAACGTCTCCAAGCCGGTCGTCGGCTACGTCGCCGGGTTCACCGCGCCGGAGGGCAAGACCATGGGCCACGCGGGCGCGATCGTGTCCGACGGCGCGGGCACCGCGCAGGGCAAGAAGGAGGCCCTCGAGGCCGCCGGGGTCAAGGTCGGCAAGACGCCGTCGGAGACCGCCAACCTGGCCAGGGAGATTCTCCAGAGTCTCTAG
- the sucC gene encoding ADP-forming succinate--CoA ligase subunit beta: MDLFEYQAKELFAKHNVPTTPGRVTDSPEDAKAIAEEIGKPVMVKAQVKVGGRGKAGGVKYAATPDDAYTHSKNILGLDIKGHIVKKLLVAEASDIAEEYYISFLLDRSNRTYLAMCSVEGGMEIEEVAATKPDRLAKVPVDAVKGVDLAFAREIAEKGHLPAEVLDAAAVTIQKLWEVFTKEDATLVEVNPLVRTPDDQILALDGKVTLDANADFRQPGHAEFEDKDATDPLELKAKENDLNYVKLDGEVGIIGNGAGLVMSTLDVVAYAGEKHGGVKPANFLDIGGGASAEVMANGLDVILGDSQVKSVFVNVFGGITACDAVANGIVKALQILGDEANKPLVVRLDGNNVEEGRRILAEANHPLVIQAETMDSGADKAAELANK, from the coding sequence ATGGATCTTTTCGAGTATCAGGCGAAAGAACTGTTCGCCAAGCACAACGTTCCCACCACCCCGGGCCGGGTCACCGACTCGCCTGAGGACGCCAAAGCCATCGCCGAGGAAATCGGTAAGCCGGTCATGGTCAAGGCTCAGGTGAAGGTGGGTGGCCGCGGAAAGGCCGGTGGCGTCAAGTACGCCGCGACCCCCGACGACGCCTACACCCACTCCAAAAACATTCTCGGCCTGGACATCAAGGGCCACATCGTCAAGAAGTTGCTGGTCGCCGAGGCCAGTGACATCGCCGAGGAGTACTACATCTCCTTCCTGCTCGACCGCTCCAACCGCACCTACCTGGCCATGTGCTCGGTCGAGGGCGGCATGGAGATCGAAGAGGTCGCGGCCACCAAGCCGGACCGGCTGGCCAAGGTGCCGGTCGACGCCGTCAAGGGTGTAGACCTGGCCTTCGCCCGTGAGATCGCCGAGAAGGGCCACCTGCCCGCCGAGGTCCTCGACGCCGCGGCCGTGACCATCCAGAAGCTGTGGGAGGTCTTCACCAAGGAAGACGCCACCCTGGTCGAGGTCAACCCGCTGGTGCGCACGCCCGACGATCAGATCCTGGCCCTGGACGGCAAGGTCACCCTGGACGCCAACGCCGACTTCCGTCAGCCCGGCCACGCCGAGTTCGAGGACAAGGACGCCACCGATCCGCTCGAGCTGAAGGCCAAGGAGAACGACCTCAACTACGTCAAGCTCGACGGCGAGGTCGGCATCATCGGCAACGGCGCGGGTCTGGTCATGTCGACCCTGGACGTCGTCGCCTACGCCGGCGAGAAGCACGGTGGCGTGAAGCCCGCCAACTTCCTCGACATCGGTGGCGGTGCCTCGGCCGAGGTGATGGCCAACGGTCTCGACGTGATCCTCGGCGACAGCCAGGTGAAGAGCGTGTTCGTCAACGTGTTCGGCGGCATCACCGCCTGTGACGCGGTGGCCAACGGCATCGTCAAGGCGCTGCAGATCCTGGGCGACGAGGCCAACAAGCCACTGGTCGTTCGCCTCGACGGCAACAACGTCGAAGAGGGTCGCCGGATCCTGGCCGAGGCCAACCATCCGCTGGTGATCCAGGCCGAGACCATGGACTCCGGTGCTGACAAAGCCGCCGAGCTGGCCAACAAGTAA